In the genome of Felis catus isolate Fca126 chromosome E1, F.catus_Fca126_mat1.0, whole genome shotgun sequence, the window AACAAGAGTGATTCAGCTGCTATCTGCTTTACGTTCTAGGCTTTTGAGAAAGACTTGGCTTGCAGGGATTTTatagctaaaagaaaaaagtctggaaacccCTGGGAGGGCTGACAGTCCCCcatctatacaaaaaaaaaattttttttttttttacatttgtttatttttgagagacagaaagagcacaagaggggaaggggcagagagagaaggagacacagaatccgaagcaggcttcaggctccgagctgtcagcacagagcccgacgcggggctcgaacccacaaactgcgagatcatgacccgagccgaagttggatgcctaaccgactaagccacccaggcaccccccagttttttctttaacgtttatttttgagacagagagagagagagagagcacacgcgagcaggggaggggcagaaagagagggagtcacagaatctgaagcaggctccaggctccgagctgtcagcacagagcccaacgcggggctcgaacccacgaactgtgagatcatgacctgagctgaagctggacgcttaattgactgagccgtccaggcgcgCCTAGTCTGATGTTTTGAAAGGCACGCTTCGGGCACTCACTATGGTGCAACGtagctttctctctctgggcCACCAGGCAGGCATGGTGGCAAGGGGAGGACAACGCACTCTGGCAAAGGTCCGGCATCACCTACCTGGAGCTGCTCCACCCTGACTCCCATCTTCTCGTTTTCTGAGGACATCTTCTGGTTTTGTTCTTTCAGTCTGCGGAGGTGAAAAACACGCTGATTGCGGGTCAGATCCCCCAGGCCTTCAGTGATTTAAGGCCGCCTTGGCCCTAGGGCCGCGGAGTGAGTTTAAAATCCACTCCTCTTCCGTCCCGTTTCGGCTTCCTGACCTCCAACTGCCTGCATTCGACAACTTGGTGTTAATACTGGACTTCAGGTCGTGTCTCCTTACCATTCAGATCCTAACTGTCTAACCTAGAATCATTCCTATCACTGTCCTGATGGCAGGACTATTTTCTAGGGAGTTCTGGAGAACCGATCAGAGCCCGGCCAAGGGTGTCTACAACACGCAGCTCCTCCCGGCCGGGAACCACACTTACTGAAGCAGCTCCGTCTCCCAGCCGTCCTTCTGTGCCTTCGCTTCCTGTTCCAGCTTCTGAGCGGTGCTCTTTAGAATTTCTAGCTCCTCCTGCAGAACGTCAAAGGAACCGACCATTTCTAAGCCATTTTTTAGTATCTCAGGCATCCAACAAATATTCACAGAACACTTACTACGTGTTAGGCACTTGCTATGTGTCATGACACAACAGTGAATGCAACGTCCGAGTAAGGGGATTTCCGTATTAACATGTTCTCAATCTGTTCTTTCCCCAAAACGTACGCACCTTAACTTCTCTTCCCCTGGGGCTTGTATCTGTCCATTAATTCATTAAGCAAATGTTCAGTGACTGCCTAGGAAGCACTGTTCCTGCACTGCGGACACAGCAGTGGGTGAAATAAAGTGGCTTTTCTCTTTGAAAGGTGCTATCCAATACATTCATGAATGCTGCGCACGTAATTAAAAGTCAAGTAGCCacattcaaaaaagtaaaaagaaacagatacaattaattttattaatggcATATTTAACCCAACAGATCTAAAATATTGtttcaatatgtaaataaaaaggaaatattttacttttttttcatacGGAGCCTTCAAAATCTGTTATATACTTTATGCTGCCGGAGTATCACAATATGCCCtgtttcaagtgttcaatagccacCTGCGGCTAGTGGCCACCGTACTGGTCCcagacatttgttttttcttccccaactTCATTTTGCACTGAAGCCAAGCCAGCGTGTCAATAATAACtcgctgcttttatttttttaattaattttttgactCGCTGCTTTTAGCTCCAAGACTTACAAATgcatagtcttttaaaaaataatttatgtttattatctatttttgagaaagagaggcagacagagcaggagcaggggaggggcagcgagagaggacgacacagaatctgaagcaggctccaggctccgagctgtcagcacagagcccgacacggggcttgaacccatgaacggagatcatgacctgagctgaagtcggacacttaactgactgagccacccaggcgccccatttttttttttttaatgttttattcacttattttgagagagcgtgagtgcatgcaagtgggggaggggcagagaaagaaagaaagagagagagagaaagagagaagaatcccaagcagagactCTCctaacaacacagagcccagtgcagggctcgatctcacgaactgtgagatcatgacctgagctgaaatcaagggctggacgcttaactgactgatccagaCTCACACGCCCCTGAGCTGCCGGGTCATTTTAAGGAGTAAGTGAAGCGATAGGCTTAATTAcagtggcacacagtaggtgctgaaTATTGGCTTGTGTTATCATTACAACTAGTAGCAAGTAGGTAGGCGAGCTAAGCCAAGAACCCAGACCTTCTGATTCCTTGGCTAGAACCTGGCAGGTGAGCTCCTGGCCAGACACTGATGGTCGAAAGAGAGCTTGTGAATTATATACCTACGCCACCCCTGTTACCTCACTGCCTACGATTGGCCAGATCTGTATCTTGGACCTGTCATCCACACTTCTATACCAGCCCAGGGCCGAGGACATCATGGGCACTTGTGTGACAGTGAGGTATAAAGAACAGTCTGTCTGGGAGCGAAGAGAAGTGGGTCCTAACCCAGTGGGATCACTAAATTgacctcttcctctctcctttgggCCTCGGGTTCCTCACCTGTAGATCAAGGGCTCTACAGATGGTGACTGCCAACGTCTGCGTGTTCTGGAAACTTCTAAGGCATGACCTCAGGGTAATTAGTTTATGGTCTTTAGAGAAGATTCTCCTCTTTAGCTCCTTGCGTGCTCAACTCGCATTTACCACCTGCTGTTTTGAAGGCTGTTTCAAAAGAGCAGCAGCAAGGACTTAGGAGAACTTGCCACCTTGCCTtcatcctctcttctccctcGATGTCCGGATCTAGCTAATCAGAGAAAATACTTTATATTCTCCGTACGAGCTAGGAAGACGTCACAccgcctgagtttgaatcctggctccaccatcACTGATTAGCTGTTACTAATCAGTTACTCAGGTTACTCATCTGTAAACTCGGGGTAATAACAGTACCCATTCCAGAGCTGCAATGAAGTAATCCACAGAGAACGTTCGACGCTGTGCCTATTCAAAAATAGGAGTGTGAGGGAGTGAGATCACGGGCCAGAGAGAAAGTGGTGCCGGAGAGGAGACACCACCCGCTTCTGACCTCTGCACTCCAGGTTCATTTCACGTTTTGCTGGTTTGTTGAGTTGGCGTGCGGGTTCGTGGCGAACCAGCGGCCATACCTGCGTCTTGTGGAGCTCAGCCTGCGTGTCTGAGTTCTGCTTCTGGAGGCTGACACAGGTGTCCTTCAGCTCCCGGTTTTCTTTGCAAAGCTCCTTATTGTGCTGCTCGATCTCCTCCACCTCGCCCTACGAAAGAGCATTCCATCAATTCGTATTCGACCTTCCGTAGTTCGACGGACAGTCAAGTGCCTCTGGCGGAACGTTCCCACAGGCTGGGATGCTGAGGGTCTGCTGGCTTCCCACTCACTATTAGGGCATCTGTGAACCTCGAATGGGAACACCTCCTCAGtcgggaggggaagggggccgTGTGGGCATGTCTGGATAATTGCAACACGGAGCCCGCCGTTACCAAGAAAGGCAGGCAAACAAAATGAAGACCATAAAAAGCGAAAAGGCGGCTCATCTTTCTGGGGTGGAGGGTTGGCTCCGACCGCATCCCCGTGTTTGTCTCTGCGTGCCTTTCCCACTGCCATCACTGCTCTCCGTGGCCACTCGGCAAAGGTGACAGGCTGGGCTTCCCTTGGTGGGCTCCTTGGGAATGTGTGAGGGGACGAGGGAATAATGGCAGTGACCCAGCAGGGACTGGGGACCCAgtcaggaagcccagagagagggagattaaACAAACAGATGTCAAGACCCACTAACAACACGTGTGACTCCGTCTCAAGGCTGGGACAGGATATGGGGTGCGAAGAATCCAGTTTTGACCAAGTGGTGTATCAATAAAGATGCCATCTCAGTAACTGGTTTATGTTTACGTTCCGCTGACCCCATGGGTGAAGAGACGCTTGACCACTCCTCCGCCTGAGTGTGTCCCAGCCCATCCAATGTGACGTCACCGGACTAAGAGATATGGAGACCAACACAAGGACTTGGAGAGAGGTCTCCCCAGAATTATTAAAAGTCTGGACTAGATCTATTAGGAAAGGTACATGGACTGTAAGGTGCTCGCCCAAGAAACTGCTCAAGAAAGTTTAGGATTATAACCAAGACACATGGGGTTGGGAAGTGGTTAAGGCTTCAGTAAGAACACAAGTTAAATACGtttcaagagtttatttttaagtgagaagCGATTCACTGTAatgacttttgaaaatatttttttatgaaccccaaaatatatttctacttaaaaaaaaaaacgttaaaaggGGGAATGACAGAAGAATGTGGATTCTTCTCGCAAATGCTTAGTATCATCGTTGTTTGTCTCTCCTATTGGACGAGCTTCGGGACAGTAAGGGATTTAATCCATTCTTCCCTGCCCGCCACGGGGCTGGATAGAAAGAGGGTATCCTATGAAATAAGTGGGTGAGTAAATGAATCTAATACTCATGTGTACCTGGCCCTGGGCCAGAACTAAGAGACACAAAGAATATTTGGTGTGTGCCTCCTCAGAGGAGCAGATACATTTACTGTGGTGCTAAGATGTGATGACAAAAATTAAGCGATTGGAAAAGTGAAGGGAGTAACTGAACGCCAACGGAGTTACAGAAGttttagagaaaggagaaatcaCTTCTTGTGATTCTGTTCAATGTTTCTACGTCATTCCTGAGTAGGTTTCAGTGGGTACTGGATACATTTCTCCCAATAGCATCTGTTAAGGCATTCAGTAAAGGCTTATTTTTTTGATTCAAATTCTACCCTATCCTGAaattacgatttttttttttttttaattaaagtaggctccacgctcaacgtggggcttgaactcctgaccctgagatcaagagtcacatgctccaggggctcctgggtggctcagtcggtgaagcctccgacttcggctcaggtcacgatctcactgtttgtgagttcgagccccacgtcgggctctgtgctgctgaccgttcggagcctggagcctgcttcggattctgtgtctcgctctctctctctctgcccctcccctgctcatgctctgtctctatctcaaaaataaataaaacattaaaaaaaattaaaaacaaaacaaaacaaagagtcacatgctccaccagctgagccagccaggtgtcctgtgAAATCGCCACTCTCAATGGCGGGAAGGGCTCGAGGTGAGATGTTTACAGACCTGAGTGGTAACAACCAGGATGTCCTCTTCATTTTCTGGACGGAACTGGAAAGGGATACTTGCTCCCCGGACCACGCCGTCCTGATCCACATAGCAGAACTGGTAATACTCATCATCCTTGGGCAGGTAATAAGCTGAAGACGCAACATGATTTTTAATCCAAAATTAGGTCTAGTAAGAAAGCTGAAAATCTGGAAGTCTTTTTATCTGCCCCAGAAAGCTTAATTAAGCTCAAGGGAATCCGTGTTGGCCGCGGTCTTCAACACCTTTGATCCggtatttattttccttaccttTGAACTGGACCTCCTGCTGTTTGGCTGAGTCCCTGTTTAGGTCAACGGGCAAAGAAACCCACATGAAGGTGTAATACTCCCGGGTCGTCTTCCAACCCACCTGCAATGACAAAAGGTTCTCGTTCAGCATCTCAAACTGATCAGGGGAGAGTCCTGATTTGGGCTATGTCTTCTCAAAATACACTTGCTTTTGATTTGTTTatgttgaaagtaaaatgaattcaGTATGATAAGATCCACCCACCATTGGATCAGATCTTTTTATTagtaagtttttttaatatttatttttgagagagagagagagagcgcgagcggggggatgggcagagagagagggagacacagaatccgaagcaggctccaggctccaagctgtcagcacaaagcccgacgcggggcccgaacccacgaaccgtgagatcatgacctgagcccaagtcggacgcttaaccgactgggccacccaggcgtccccagatcTTGCTTTTTGACTCATGACAACTATATGTGGTACAAGGTCTGATACAACTAGAAACTGGCCTGCACGCCCGCACAGTCCAGAATACCTATCTCAGAAGGAAATGTAAACCGGCCACTCCACACCCAGGACAAGAGTTCCAAAAATTACTAACACCAAGTCAGACAGAGAACGGTGAGTGACTGGGGAAAATCTGGggttgtgactcttgatcccgcTGTCTTCTTACAACGCTTCGTAGAACTTCTTAATCAGAAAGCCCTTCTGATCTGCCTTctccactggtcagtcctctccTGTGTCCAGTCCAGTCTCGTCACCCATACTGACCTGGTTAGACTAGCACATCTTTAACATGCACTTTTCGAATAATGTGCACGTTGCAGAGTAGAGGGGCCAAAGGGTTCTGAGGTGATGAGGCCCCAGGAAACTGAGCCCAGTctatagaattttctttcttcagtgtttttcttaACACGTGCTTAAGGAAGGCCTTTTGGTGCTTCTGGTAGTCATAAAGGCCCCTTCCAGGTATTGAAAGCATTAAGTCATGATATACGGATACTGTAAAATATGCCTCAGAGCAGGAAGCCGGTTAAGTGGAAAATATTCTCAGTAAAGTCGAAGGAGGGTAAAAGATGGCTCAAATCATATCGAGACGGTAAGGGCACACCGGAGAATAGAAAGGGAGCCATTGTGTCTTCAAGGGGAGAACACTCAGCAAATGAGAAGCAAAATTACATCTATTGCCGTATTTTGACCCTGCCTGAGCCCAGTGGGAAGaagaagaactgaaaataaaattccatttttatatatgaaggAATCAGTGCAGGGTTGAAAAGGCGACACTGAACGCTCATCAGAACGTACCAGGGCATGTTTTAGTGTCTCATTAACACGCACCCCATCGCTGGAAGCAGCCCGGAGCCAGCGCGGCCTGTGGTTGGTACAGGAAGCAGGAATTTTATGGAGTCTTCATTCACATCCTGGAGTTTCTTAATGCACTGTGACCAAAATATCTGGGAAGGCCTAAGAATTACTGCGGTCTTGGAACCCGGAGACAACTTCTGGCCGCCTGTGACTTCTGGCCTTGGGTCCCCCACCTGAGTCGCGCTGGTCCGGGCGTGCTTCTCGGACCTGTCCCCTCTCGGAGACCTTGGGCACAGGTAAATGCCCAGGTAAAGGACAGCCCGGAGCACAGGGCCACGCGCTGAAGGCAGGAAAGCTAACACCTGCTTGAGGCTCTATCGGTGTGGGCAGCTTTTGCTTTATTGAGAAGACGAAGCATAGTGGACGCTGAAAACCAGTTCGCGAGCGCCCGCGCCGTGCCAGGAAGGCCCAgggtcagggctggggaggagctgAGGACTATGGTCGAGACTACGCCGCAAGaaggctcagtcggtggaacatgcgactcttgaccccgaggttgtgagtctgagcccatGCGGCGTGGGGTTTCCTTCAGAAAGACCTCGTTGCAAGAACAAACACCAGGAGGGCTTTCCGAGGGAGCGGTGAGAGATGACACTACAGGCAGCTCTTTACTCTTCTGCTGTTCGTGTGAACTCAGCAGAATAGCGCAAAGGTTTAGGCGTCCAACGCACTTGTTCCCCACTCACTCACTGGGAGACCTCAGGAAGGTCAGGGTCTTGAGTCTATTCATTTTATTCACCTGTGCACAAGAGGGAACACGCCCACCTGAGGGTGCAGCTGTGCTGTCAGGATCAAAGagcacacgcacacgcatgcacacgcatgtgcCCCCATGCACGAGACCTcatcaggggcccctggggggctcagccggtgtggcgcccaacttcagctcaggtcatgatctcgcagtctgtggctttgagccccacattgggctctgggctgacaactcagaggctggagcctgcttcggattctgtgtctccctctctctctcccctccccccgccccccgcttgtgtgctccctccctctcaaaaataaacgtaaaaacaaaaaaaacctcatcagAGACATAGCACACTGTATGTTCTCAAGAAATTTGTGTTCTCCTTATGAGCCTTACAGCTgtccttccaggggcgcctgggtggctcagttggttaagcatctgacttcagctcaggccatgatctcatggtctgtgagttcgggtcCCGCATCGGGTgagctccacttctctctctgcccctcatgggattctctctctctctttctctctctctgccctcgtTCACTTgcattcctgctctctctcagtaataataataaaaaaaaacctttcaggcTCCTGGGTAGCTGTTCAAATCAACAGCTTTATGAACAATGAATATTAGAAGCCATTCTTTGATTAACCATGCTTTCTTCATGGAGTCATGGCAATACCTCTGAGACGCATGAAGCATTCCAAATATAGatgcattaaaaatatacctttaaacattcgtttttaaaaaagcaggggcgcctgggtggtgcagtcggttaagcgtccgacttcagccaggtcacgatctcatggtccgtgagttcgagccccgtgtcgggctctgggctgatggctcagagcctggagcctgtttccgattctgtgtctccctctctctctgcccctcccccgttcatgctctgtctctctctgtcccaaaaataaataaacgttgaaaaaaaaaaaaaaagcataagatTTTCACTTGGCTTATGGTTAAGTCCTCACTGGAAGTTGCTAAGTGCTTGGGAAATATAATCaatctaagcaaaacagaagtATGACCCTGTTGCAAAAAAAGTTACAGATCGCATTTCAAAGGCTAATTTTTTTATTGCCGATGTCTGCATTGTCCAGTAcgatagccactagccacaggaggccatttaaatttcaattaattaaCTTTTAATGAATTCACTAGTCCCATCTTAAGTGCTTGACAGCCACATGGGGCTAAAGGTCATTGTCCTAGAAGGTGAACGTGTAGCTGAAGGTATAGCTCCCTTGTAGAAAGTTCTACTGGCCAGCTTTGCTACATacagggaagagaaaaacaactacTAACTTCTTTTCAAAATGGGAAACACTCTGATGTGTCACTTTTCTGaacatcctgtatttttttttgaagtttatttatttattttgagagagagagagagggagcataggggaaggagaaagagagagagagaaagagagagagagagagagagagagagagagagagagactcccaagcaggccctgcactttcagtgtggagcctgactcggggttcaaactcacaaaccgtgagatcatgacctgagctcaagtcaagagtcggacgctcaaccaactaagccacgcaggcgctCCCAGAACATCCTTGAGTCTAACAGCTCAATATCCTTCGGTCTCAGGAGGCGCCATGATGCTTGCCAGGGTCTCTCTGGTTGTCAACTATCCCTGCTTCTAAACACCAGCTTCCATGGCCCCATCAGTTAGCTTGGAATTCCAAACAATTAAGTTAAAGTGGCTCCACGCGGGATGCGAACAAGCGCCAGTTCCTTCCCTGTGTTGTCGAGAAGGATGTCTGATTTCAGGACGAACACTGGCAAACAAGCACATGACATACTGAGATGTCAAAACAAAGGTCACTGACGTTGGAACTCAGCGGtgtaaattacttaaaatttgacCTTTAGCTCCTGTCTCTGGATATAATAGGAAGATCTGTCattatgatgtgtgtgtgtgtgtgtgtgtgtgtgtgtgtgtgtatgtgtgtgtgtgtgtgtgtgtgtgtgtatgtgatgtgagagacagagatacagatgggggtggggagaatgggaggcagagagtgagtggaCTATAATAAAAAAGTACCACTTCTGTACTTGAACCTGCAGGGTAATTAGACACTAGAAGAGGTCCCTGAGGGACCTCAGAAAAATTCCTCTCCCTGGAAATCTTTACAAAGAAGCAAGACGTATTTATTCAGGAACAAACTTCTCGGGTGCAGGATGTCAAACCGGGTAACTTCTCAACATCCTTTTCAGATCCGTAATATTCATATTAAAACACTCTACTAAGTTGGAAAGCAATATTTAAGGTCACGGAAATTACGTAAGGGGCCACTCATCCCAGTCAACTCACAGGTGGACATTTCAAAATaggattaattttaaaacatttacatttgggggcgcctgggctggtcggtcggttaagcgtcagacttcggctcgggtcatgatctcacgatccatgactttgagccccgcgttgggctctgagctgtcagcacagatccttttctgtccctctctctctctgtccctctctctctctctctctctctctctctctctcaaaaacaaataaacatttaaaaataaatcaaggggcgcctgggtggctcagtcggttaagcatctgacttcagctcaggtcacgatctcgcagtccgtgagttcgagccccgcgtcgggctctgggctgatggctcagagcctggagcctgcttctgattctgtgtctccctctctctctctgcccttcccccgttcatgccctgtctctctctgtctcaaaaataaataaaaacgttaaaaaaaatttaaaaaaaattaaaaaaaatcaataaaacatttacatttggtttttgagcacttactctaAAGATGCCAATCCAATCCTTTCGACGGGGAATGAACTGTTGGGTGAGTGTATAATAGCATGTGACGTCCCCTCCAGGGACGTAGAACTTCTCCACGCTGTTAAAGATGACCTGAGAGAAATGACAATGATCCAGCAAGACAGCGGATGTGGGGGAATCTTCTACGGTTTCTTCCATGGTGGGCGTCCTGTTATGAGACAGGGGATAGGATACGGCTCAGAAACGGCTGTCTGAAATTTGTGAGAGATTTCTAGGAACATTCCATTCGAGGCAAGTCAGGAAAAGCAAAAGCCTGACAAGGACTGAGATCATACAACTTGTCTTCTGTTTCACTTTGAGCCATTTTGCATTCAGAGCTTCCTATGCTAGAACTTCGTATGAATGTCTTTGATCTCCACCACCCTCACATACCTTTATTCTCCGCTCGTAGCTagcttgttctattttttttttttaatttttacttatttttgagtgacagagagcatgagcggtggagagacagagggagggagcgacacagatgtgaagcaggctcgaggcgctgagctggtagcacagagccccatgcggggcttgaacccccaaactacgagatcatgacctgagccgaagtcaggtgctcagccgactgagccacccaggtgcccctagcttgtTCTACTTCTAAATGCCTTAAATAAGTAAGGCAGCCTAGAGGAAAATAACCTGAGCTGGGAACTATCAAGACCTAGAGTTTAGACTTTGCATCGCAGCAAGTCCCGTGACTTCCAGAATGTCGGTTTCTCAAGCTGGCAGCTTCTCCATTCGGTTGCATTTATCCTATAATTAGTGAGTCTTTGCATGTATTCACTCTGCTAGGAGCTGGGCAGAGGTGCAGGAAGAAAGACAGGGTTGAGAGCAGGGGGTTATTTGACATGCAAGGGGACAAGCATGGGTTCTGAAATGAAGTTCAGATTCCAGCCTCGCCACCGATTAAATGCGTGAGCTTGACCAATTCACTTCATCAGCTGGGCCCTaggcctgtttcctcacctgtaaaacggggCGAATAACATCTACCTCACTACCAAATGGACAGAATCCGTGCAAAATGCTCTTGGGTTCACAAGAGggagataaataaacttaacatttttgtttatttatttttgagaggggggggagagagaatgagtgggggaggggtgggggggcggggagtcagaatcagaagcaggctccaggctctgagctgtcaagcacagagcccgacgcaaggctcaaacttgTGAATGAGATcacgaacctgagctgaagtcggacacttaaccaactgagccacccagatcccccaggagataaataaacttaaaaaaaaaaaaaaagaaagaaagaaaaaaaaagggacggggtgcctgggtggctcagttggtgaaacatctgactctcgatcaccatcggctcaggtcacgatctcatggttcgtgagatcaagccccgcatcaggctctgtgctgacagcgtggggcctgcttgggattctcttcctcctacgcgtgcacactctctgtctcaaaataaataaactcaaaacaaaacaaaaacaaaacaaaaccccacccaagttatcttaaaacaacaacaacaacagagaaacagagaaaggctGCCCCCGCTTGGAGGACGGCAAGCGAGTTGGATCCCTATCTATAAAATTGGGGATAAAACCTGTATATCACCTTCGCAGGTCACGGTACAGATAAAGATGTACTCAAGGATTAGAAAGTATTTGGGAAGTCAAACAGTATATAAAAGAAACAGAGTCTTTTGAATTGTTGAGACCGGCTATTTCCCGCCTCTCAAAAGTCGCCTGCTCTTTCTTCTAAATGCCACCCTGGTCTAACATTTAGTGAGTCTATCCATGGTCCTCAACCCAGGGTTTCACTGGGCAATGGAAGCATATTCAGCTGTACACAGCACACGAAGGAGAGCTGAATCCACGGGAATGCAATACCTTACAAATTTGGCTGCTGGAACATGCTGGAAGATTGGATA includes:
- the CALCOCO2 gene encoding calcium-binding and coiled-coil domain-containing protein 2 isoform X2; this translates as MEETVEDSPTSAVLLDHCHFSQVIFNSVEKFYVPGGDVTCYYTLTQQFIPRRKDWIGIFRVGWKTTREYYTFMWVSLPVDLNRDSAKQQEVQFKAYYLPKDDEYYQFCYVDQDGVVRGASIPFQFRPENEEDILVVTTQGEVEEIEQHNKELCKENRELKDTCVSLQKQNSDTQAELHKTQEELEILKSTAQKLEQEAKAQKDGWETELLQLKEQNQKMSSENEKMGVRVEQLQAQLSTREKEMEKLVQGDQDKTEQLERLNKENSQLLLTLTQQKERQKELEQTVEETLKQEETTTLKKQQALKDENAGLSRKLSENKILYDALQKEKERLERENDLLKRENSRLLSYMGLDFDSLPYQVPTSDQGGAGQNPALIYGNPYSDPLCRKLMVHGREKETQWGERGTKRVTENSRCITVGEPGDGISFTE
- the CALCOCO2 gene encoding calcium-binding and coiled-coil domain-containing protein 2 isoform X1, translating into MEETVEDSPTSAVLLDHCHFSQVIFNSVEKFYVPGGDVTCYYTLTQQFIPRRKDWIGIFRVGWKTTREYYTFMWVSLPVDLNRDSAKQQEVQFKAYYLPKDDEYYQFCYVDQDGVVRGASIPFQFRPENEEDILVVTTQGEVEEIEQHNKELCKENRELKDTCVSLQKQNSDTQAELHKTQEELEILKSTAQKLEQEAKAQKDGWETELLQLKEQNQKMSSENEKMGVRVEQLQAQLSTREKEMEKLVQGDQDKTEQLERLNKENSQLLLTLTQQKERQKELEQTVEETLKQEETTTLKKQQALKDENAGLSRKLSENKILYDALQKEKERLERENDLLKRENSRLLSYMGLDFDSLPYQVPTSDQGGAGQNPALIYGNPYSGIQESSAPSLLAVRKCPTCKSDFAGDILDFTSEQQRPQPLCLSCPICDKTFPAKEKQIFEDHVFCHSL
- the CALCOCO2 gene encoding calcium-binding and coiled-coil domain-containing protein 2 isoform X4, encoding MEETVEDSPTSAVLLDHCHFSQVIFNSVEKFYVPGGDVTCYYTLTQQFIPRRKDWIGIFRVGWKTTREYYTFMWVSLPVDLNRDSAKQQEVQFKAYYLPKDDEYYQFCYVDQDGVVRGASIPFQFRPENEEDILVVTTQGEVEEIEQHNKELCKENRELKDTCVSLQKQNSDTQAELHKTQEELEILKSTAQKLEQEAKAQKDGWETELLQLKEQNQKMSSENEKMGVRVEQLQAQLSTREKEMEKLVQGDQDKTEQLERLNKENSQLLLTLTQQKERQKELEQTVEETLKQEETTTLKKQQALKEPRNKTTTVEEQLVQEVERLQAKVEAGKACFLEKYKECQRLHKQIRQLRAAALEVKQDHKSQQEPMGMGSQEPAASTVVG